In Desulfosporosinus youngiae DSM 17734, the genomic stretch TAAATGCCGGCGGTAATGCCGAACACTGTAAAGAATCCAGCCATTAGCAGGGCAGATAAAGAGGGAATATGGAGGGTGCCGTTTCTGTAAAAAGCGGTAAAACAGGCGAAAATACAAAGACTAATCAACAACAGAGCAGAAACCCCTTGAGCAATCAGCGGACGCTTTCTGGAAAAGTTCCGTTCTCGGATCATTTTTCCAAAACCATGGATTACATTCAGCGCTGCCAGTATCATGACAATAGCAATAAGGTAAAAGTGAAATTTAAAAGCTGGATTATTCGCTGCATAGATAGGTTGGCCGACCGAGCGGAGAACCTCCGGGGTTGCCATGCACAAGCTTAATTGCCAGGATTCAAGGGGCATTTCCACATAGCCTTCAATTACTTTGATTTGTTCAAAACCAAATTCAAAAACCAGGAATAATAGAATTCCCAAAATTGAAACCACCGGCAGAGTGTAGCTTTTGCACAGCTTAAAAATCAGCGGCATGAGTGCGGCGGAAGCAATTAAGGCAATACATATAGGGGTGTAAGGAATAATATATTTCTGATAATCCGCTGCATTGATAAAACCATGTTCTAAATAATTGCCTAGGGTTACAACCCCCATGTATAGGGGGTAAACAGAGGCCAATAAAAGGATAAACAGGGAAAGGAAATAGAATTTTTTATAGCTCATAAATGTTCACCCCTGACACGGCCTTGAACGGCTTGCCTGGCTGAGATGTTTTGGCTATCTTCATACACAGCTTTTAGGTATTGATAGTTTAAGCCCCCGGAAGAGACCTTGAAGCATTCTGTCTTACCGTCAAGCCAAAACACTCCGTACTTATCAACCCAGAAGCTTTTAACCCCCTTCCCCTTATAGGAAAAATAGACATGAAAGGCAGTTGCCGGATCCATTTGCTGAGAGGTTCTTTCAAAGCTGAGAGAGTTGAAGTGACTAAGCAAGTTATCGACGATCCTTTGATCTGCTCCAAACATTGCATAACTGGAAAAGCCATAGCCTATAGTAACATTGTCTACCTTAAGCCTGTTGTTGCTGATCGGTGTACAACCTGTCAGCAGCAAGAAAAAAATCAGCATGATTAAGAAAACACGTTTCAAAGCAGCACCTCCTAAACAGTGGCGTTGGTGATTATGATGACAGCAATAGAGATTACCAAGGCAGCAAAGCAGAGTGAAGAAAAGAGCGTAAGCTTTTTATAGGATAAGATCGTTTCAATGCGCAGCTTCGTTTGGGTCCCGCCAAATGGCGATGCGAAGAAAGCTTTGCCGGAAGCGCAGGTGAGTAGGGCGCGGGCATACTCCTTGGTCTGCCGTTCATTGAGATTTTTGATAACCTTGGCATCGCAGGCCAGCTCCATATCGGCAAAAAAGTACTTTAAGAATACCCAGGATAGGGGATTGAACCAATGAACGCAGGCTGTCAGCAAGGCTATGGCCCGAAATAGATTGTCCCGGCGTGCAATATGCACCTGTTCATGGAGCAGGATATAGTCCAGATCCCCGGCAGCTATTTGGGCAGGGACAATGATTTTGGGCTGAATAATACCATAGACAGCCGGAGCGGTAATTTTATCCGATTGATAAATATTGCCGCTTATAAGCTGCGCCGTCTTCAACTCTGATTTGCTAAAGAAGTAGAGCAGCGCCAAGATTAGCATGACAGCACAGGAAACGATAATCCAAATCAGCGAAGCCACATTAAGCACGTTTTTAAGCAGGTCGGTTTTGTATTCGAGAGGGAAATAGTTTTTGGCAGCCATGATACTATTGGTGGCTGTGATCTGAGGCAGTTCCTGGCGGATAAGCACTGTTTTGGTGGTGAATTTAGAAATTAAGTTTAGCAAGCTGTATTGATTAGCAATTCCAAAAGGCAGCCAGAACCTGATCAGAGGAAGAAGCCATAGGACATAGACTGCAAAACTTGGCAGAATTTTAAGCTTGCTCAGTAACAAAACAAGCAATCCGGCAACACTGCCGAGGATACTCATGTTAAGTACCCAATAAAACAGTTCAGAGAGCATGGCCTACCTCTTTTCTACCAGTTTTTTCAACATCTCCAGCTCATCCTCAGTAAGGTCATTTTCTATGAAGGAGGCGAAAAAGGCTTTTTTAGAGCCGTTATATAACTTGTCGATAAGGCTTTGGGTTTCAGCCTTTCGTACCTCTGCTTTTTGGATAAGGGAAGTACAGATAAAATTCGGTTCAGTCCGTTGAAGGGCATTTTTCTCCATCAGTTTTTTAATAATCGTATAGGTTGTATTCTTATTCCAGCCGATTGTTTCAGCAGCGATAAGAGAAATTTCTTTGGCCGATACCGGCTCCTTATCCCACACAATGTCCATGATCTTGAGTTCGCTGTCAAAAAGCTTTAGAGATGCCAAACTAAAAACCTCCAGACTATTCTAATAGTATGAGTATATACTACTAGAATAGTCTGGAGTTGTAAAGACTATTTCGATAGTCTACGCCGCAGCGGCAGGAAAACTATGCCAAAAAGGGGATTATTAAGATGATTTTCAGACAGGCGCTGCCTCAGGAGATAAATTTTATTTTCAGTGAAGGGTACAAGGAGTGGAGCAAACATAGGACCTTTGAACAATATTGCAGCGATAATGCCAAGGAAGATGCGTATGGGACAAGGTATGTCCTGGATGTCGGTAACGAAATTGTCAGCTCTCTGATAATGTTAAAACTGAAGGATATTGCTGGAAAAAAAGCATATGGTATTGGCTCTGTATTAACACCAAAAATTTACGCCGGTCAAGGTTATGCCACGGAACTGTTAAAAAACTGCTTACAAAAAGAAGAAGGCTCCTTCATTTTTTTATTTTCGGATATAAATCCTGAATTCTATAAACAATTTAAGTTTAAAATATTGCCTCCGCATCTTCAAAGATACGAAAAAAGCGTCTGCATGGTATATTGTAATGATGTTAGCTGGAATGAACTTTTGAACTGTTCGATAGATTCAATACCTGATTATTTTTGAACAGTCCGGCGTGATCCAGGAATCCGGCCAATCAGTTCCTCTTTATAAGACATAAGAGCCGCGTGTATATTGTTTCACGCGGCTCTTGATCACTTCCATTTTATTAAATATTATGCAGAAGTCTTTTTAGGCCGTTCTATGTGCCATCGGATGCGTCGTCTGTGTCTTCCATATCCGCGCTGATGTAGTCCAGGATGTCCGGTAACCGGGAGTTGATCTCTTCCCGAACTTACCGGTCACAGTGGAATATAATTGCATGCAGAAAGAATACTCAGTCATCCCGAAAACGCTTAACTCGGTGAATACTTCTTCATCGCTATCGTTGACGGGCAAAAGAAAGCAGACATATTCAATTCCGTTTTCATCCGCGCGCCGGAAGGTATCATAACCGAGCCTTCTTCATTTCGGCATCCAAGGCTTCCGTATACGGACTTACTAATTCATGGCCAGTCACATTTGCGCCTTCTCTCCGCTTAATTCTGGTTCGAAAATTATATTGATTCAATAATTATATTAGTTCTAGGCTCCTTTTTTAGCGGCGTTCTTTTTGCCTCTTCTTCCAACTTTTGTTTGACGGCGTCCTGCTGCACTTTTAGCGGCGTCGGAGTCGCGGGCACCGGTGCCGGTGTTGTCTGTGCTGCCGGCCCCGGCGTTGCCGCAGTTCTCTGAGCAGCCGCGGCAGCCTTTTTGGCTGCTTTCGCTTTTTCTGCTTCCCGTTGTTTGCGCAGCGTGGCTTGAATGCCGGAGCCAAGCGCCAGCTCGCGTTCTTGATGCATCTCGTCAAGATCCTTGCCGTCTCTGGAATAAAGCTTGCGTCCGACAGCCGTCTCACTGTAGTTGCCGTCTTTCGTTTTCTTCAGGCCTGAACCTTTAATCAGCTGCTCGGCCAAAGTGCCGCTGTTCGTGGGCCTTCTTGGCGTCTTTATACACACTCACGCCAACGCCGTCCACGGCACCCTGCTGCACGGTATGTACCAGTTCGTGGGCGGCGGCGGAAGCCTCGAAGCCGCCGGAGCCAAAGTAGACGTCATTTCCTGCCGTATAGGTGTGGGCGACCATGGCGTCAGCCTTTGCGGCGGAACCGGCGTCGGTATGAAAACGAACCGAAGAAAAATCAGCGCCCAGTTTATTTCCCATGGCCGCTTTAACATTGTCCGGAGTGGAAGCGTGAATATTGGCGGAAAGCCTTTCCGCCTCGTCTTTATTAATTTCAATATTATAATCGATTAAATAATCTTAAAATTGAAATAATATCCATTGCTATTCATCAAGATAGGACTAGATATTTCTTCCAAGGCATTTTCATAGCAGAACGATACTACTATATCTAACAAATCAGGAGTATTTGAAAGGCGATCGCACCACCGACATCATCAAGATGAATGATGCTGCCGCCTTTCAAAACCCGACATGTTGAGCTTATAAGACATAAAATATTATGAGAATATACCTTAGATTTAGAAAATTATGTTATAATAATTTACAATATTTAGCTTTAAAATGAGGTAGATAATTATGGACTGTATTGATTTTTCGACAGCAAATTCGTATGGGGTTACGGCAGAAGACTATAAAAATTATGAAGAGTCCTTGTTTAAGAATGCGTATAAAGATGCCCTGAAGTGTCTGAGAATGATCGTGAAAGATAGGGATTCTTCCGACCATACTTGTTCTGAAGCATGTTCAGGTTCTAATGCACGTTGGAGGGAAAATGCCAACAGTTGGGACGAAAGCAGAGTAATCTCCGATAAGCTTAACACAATAATTGCCTTTGTAGGAGATCGAGGTACCGGTAAAAGTACCGCAATGGTCTCCTTTGTCAAATTCTTGGTGACAGGAAACCTGAAAATTGCCCGGTATTCAGAGAAAGAAATGCATTACTATTTTTATACACTTCCGGTCATAGATCCGTCCAGGCTATCGGAAGATGAAACAATTATTGGCGCAATAGTATCAAAGATTTTCCGGGAAGTTCAAGACTATGTTCAAAAATGTGTTCGTGAAGGTGGAAACGATCTTGATGATAATATTATCCGAAAGGCTATAGAAGCTTGTGAAAAAGTACATCAGGCAATCCGGGTACGCTATCTGTCCTTAAAGGAAACCTTAAAAGAGAATTCCGATGATTTAGAACATTTAAGTATGCTGGCGAAAACTACACGGCTCCGGGACAGTATTAAAGAATTGGTGGATATATATCTCCAAATCATTGCAGGTCCCGAAAGAGCCAAGTATTCATTTTTATTTATCCCGATTGACGATTTGGATACAAATATTGAACATGGTTATGAAATGGTGGAAGAAATTCGAAGTTTTCTTATGCTTTCCAATGTGGTTATTCCGGTTGCTGTAAAACTGGAACAGCTTTCTGATGCCCTTGAACAGAAATTTATCACCTTGTTTAAAGAACTGCATAACGAGAAGAAGGAATTACTTGATGCTCACCCTGCCGAAATGGCAATGAAATATATCCAAAAGTTAATTCCTGCCCAACGCCGCATCATGCTGCCTAAGCTTGAAATGCAAACCTTGGGAAACATACCGATTATTACAAAGACGACTAAAGGAAAGTATAAGTCATTGGCAGGCAAACGGAAGCTGGTAGACTATTTTTTCGAACTGATCTATACCAGGACGGAAATTGTCCTGGTCAAAAATGAAAATGGCGCGCACCCCATTATACCCCTTAATTTAAGGG encodes the following:
- a CDS encoding M56 family metallopeptidase: MLSELFYWVLNMSILGSVAGLLVLLLSKLKILPSFAVYVLWLLPLIRFWLPFGIANQYSLLNLISKFTTKTVLIRQELPQITATNSIMAAKNYFPLEYKTDLLKNVLNVASLIWIIVSCAVMLILALLYFFSKSELKTAQLISGNIYQSDKITAPAVYGIIQPKIIVPAQIAAGDLDYILLHEQVHIARRDNLFRAIALLTACVHWFNPLSWVFLKYFFADMELACDAKVIKNLNERQTKEYARALLTCASGKAFFASPFGGTQTKLRIETILSYKKLTLFSSLCFAALVISIAVIIITNATV
- a CDS encoding BlaI/MecI/CopY family transcriptional regulator, producing the protein MASLKLFDSELKIMDIVWDKEPVSAKEISLIAAETIGWNKNTTYTIIKKLMEKNALQRTEPNFICTSLIQKAEVRKAETQSLIDKLYNGSKKAFFASFIENDLTEDELEMLKKLVEKR
- a CDS encoding GNAT family N-acetyltransferase — protein: MIFRQALPQEINFIFSEGYKEWSKHRTFEQYCSDNAKEDAYGTRYVLDVGNEIVSSLIMLKLKDIAGKKAYGIGSVLTPKIYAGQGYATELLKNCLQKEEGSFIFLFSDINPEFYKQFKFKILPPHLQRYEKSVCMVYCNDVSWNELLNCSIDSIPDYF
- a CDS encoding DUF4157 domain-containing protein; translation: MGNKLGADFSSVRFHTDAGSAAKADAMVAHTYTAGNDVYFGSGGFEASAAAHELVHTVQQGAVDGVGVSVYKDAKKAHEQRHFGRAAD